A DNA window from Camelina sativa cultivar DH55 chromosome 17, Cs, whole genome shotgun sequence contains the following coding sequences:
- the LOC104754575 gene encoding malate dehydrogenase, cytoplasmic 1: protein MAKEPVRVLVTGAAGQIGYALVPMIARGIMLGADQPVILHMLDIPPAAEALNGVKMELIDAAFPLLKGVVATTDAVEGCTGVNVAVMVGGFPRKEGMERKDVMSKNVSIYKSQAAALEKHAAPNCKVLVVANPANTNALILKEFAPSIPEKNITCLTRLDHNRALGQVSERLSVPVSDVKNVIIWGNHSSTQYPDVNHAKVQTSSGEKPVRELVKDDEWLNGEFISTVQQRGAAIIKARKLSSALSAASSACDHIRDWVLGTPEGTFVSMGVYSDGSYNVPSGLIYSFPVTCRNGEWSIVQGLPIDEVSRKKMDLTAEELKEEKDLAYSCLS, encoded by the exons ATGGCCAAGGAACCAGTTCGTGTTCTCGTCACTGGAGCTGCAG GACAAATTGGATATGCTCTTGTACCAATGATTGCAAGGGGAATCATGCTTGGTGCTGACCAGCCTGTTATCCTCCACATGTTGGATATTCCTCCTGCTGCTGAAGCACTTAACGGTGTCAAGATGGAGTTGATCGATGCTGCTTTCCCTCTTCTCAAAG GTGTTGTTGCTACAACTGATGCCGTTGAAGGATGTACTGGAGTCAACGTTGCTGTTATGGTTGGTGGTTTCCCAAGGAAAGAAGGTATGGAGAGGAAGGATGTCATGTCCAAGAATGTCTCTATTTACAAGTCTCAGGCTGCTGCATTGGAGAAGCATGCCGCTCCAAACTGCAAG GTTCTTGTTGTTGCCAACCCCGCAAACACCAACGCATTGATCCTGAAGGAATTTGCACCATCCATCCCTGAAAAGAATATCACTTGTTTGACAAGGCTTGACCACAACAGGGCATTGGGTCAGGTCTCTGAGAGGTTGAGCGTGCCAGTGTCTGATGTTAAGAACGTGATCATTTGGGGAAACCACTCATCCACACAGTACCCAGATGTCAACCATGCTAAAGTGCAGACCTCTTCTGGTGAAAAGCCTGTTCGTGAGCTCGTCAAGGACGATGAATG GTTGAACGGAGAATTCATCTCTACAGTTCAACAACGAGGAGCTGCAATCATCAAGGCTAGGAAGTTGTCTAGTGCACTTTCTGCTGCTAGCTCTGCTTGTGATCACATCCGTGACTGGGTCCTTGGAACTCCAGAG GGTACCTTTGTTTCCATGGGAGTATACTCCGATGGTTCTTACAACGTTCCATCAGGACTTATCTACTCCTTCCCTGTAACCTGTCGCAATGGAGAGTGGAGCATTGTCCAAg